Genomic DNA from Haloplanus aerogenes:
CGCCGTCACCGGCGCCGTCGAGGAGGAACCGCGCGCACCGACGGGGCTGGAGATGGTGCCCGACTCCGTCGACGTGTTGGCCGAGGCCGACCCCGAACTCCCGCTCGACCCGTCGGGGAAAGTCGACGCCGAACTGCCGACGCGGCTGAACAACCGGACGCTCGACCTCCGCAAGCCCGAAGTGAAGGCCATCTTCGAGATTCGAGCCGAGATTCTGCGCTCGGTTCGCGAGTACTTCCGTTCGGTCGGCTCCACGGAGATCAACACGCCGAAAATCGTCGCCACAGGGACGGAGGGCGGCACGGAGCTCTTCCCGATCACCTACTTCGGCAAGGAGGCGTTCATGAACCAGTCGCCACAGCTGTTCAAACAGCTGATGGTCGGCTCCGGGCTGGAGCGGGTGTTCGAGATCGGCCCCATCTTCCGCGCGGAGGAGCACAACACGCCCCGCCACCTCAACGAGGCGACGATGATCGACTTCGAGTCGGCCTTCGTCGACCACCACGAGGCGATGGACGTGTGCGAGGGGACGCTCAAAGCCGCCTACGAGGGTGTCGCCGAGAACTGTCAGGAACAGTTGGAACTCCTCGGCTACGACGACTTCGAGGCGCCGAGCGACGACTTCCCGCGGCTCACCTACGAGGAGGCCATCGAGCGGATCAACGCGACGGGCGAACTCGACACGCAGTTGGTGTGGGGAGACGACCTCTCGACCGAGGCCGAGAAGGCCCTCGGCGACGACGTGGGCGGCCACTACTTCATCACCGACTGGCCCTCCGAGATCAAGCCGTTCTACATCCAGGACTACGACGACGATCCGCAGTTGTCGAAGGGCTTCGACCTGATGCACCCGCGGATGGAACTCGTCTCGGGCGGGCAGCGTGAACACCGCTACGACGAACTCGTCGCCGGGTTCGAACAGCAGGGGCTCGACCCCGAGCAGTTCGACTACTACACCCGGATGTTCAAGTACGGGATGCCGCCCCACGCCGGGTGGGCCTACGGCGTCGAACGCCTCGTGATGACGATGCTGGATCTGGACAACATCCGCGAGGCCGTCCTCTTCCCGCGGGACCGGCAGCGGCTGAGCCCGTGACGCCGTCGGGCACGGCTCCAGCGCACCGATGACCGACCCGTCGACCGCGTTCGTCCCCGGCCACGTCACCGGCTTCTTCAGCCCCTGCCCCGCCGACGATCCGGCGCGGGCGGGGTCGCGCGGCGCCGGCCTCACCCTCACCGACGGCGTTCGGGTGACGGTCCGCGAGGCGGCGGACGCCGACGACGGGCCACTCATCACACTCGACGGCGATCCCCTCTCGATGCCGCCGGTCGAGGCGGTTCTGGGGGGGTTGGACGTGAGCGACCGCGCGCGCGTCGTCGCCGAGAGCGACCTACCGCTGGGGACGGGGTTCGGCGTCTCGGGCGCGATGGCGCTCGGGACGGCGCTGGCCGCCAACGACCGATTCGGCTGTGAGCGCTCCGTGAACGACCTCGTGACGCTCGCTCACTGCGCGGAGGTGGAGGCGGGGACCGGTCTCGGCGACGTGGTGGCGCAGGCCCGCGGCGGCGTCCCGATTCGGCTCGATCCCGGTGCGCCGGGCCACGGCCGCCTCGATGGGGTGCCCGCGGCCCGGCGCGTCGAGTACCTCACTTTCGGTGACCTCTCGACGGCGGAGGTGCTCGCGGGCGACACCGACCCGCTCGTCTCGGCCGGTGCCGAGGCGCTCGACCGACTGGTCGACCGCCCGACGCTCCCGACGCTGGTCGCGGCGTCGCGTCGATTCGCCCGCGACGCGGGCCTGCTCACCGACCGGGTGTGCGAGGTGGTCGATGCCGTCACCGCGGCGGACGGCGAGGCGTCGATGGTCATGCTCGGGGAGACGGTGTTCGCACTCGACTTGGGGCTCTCGGACGCCGGGTTCGACGCCGACGCGTGTCGGACGTGTGACGCCGGGGCGCACCTCGTGGACTGATCGGCGCGCTTTTTTAGGGATTATCGGAAGTCATCGTAGATTCTCGCCGTGACGGTTCGGCGAGAATCTATGGACAGTTACGATAAGCCCTATTAGCCGCCACCGCCACCGATCCGGCATGGTTGAGGGCGACATTCCCGCGGACCACCCCCGCCACGACTCGCTGGTGACGCGCCACCGCATCGAGGACGGCGTCGACGCCGGCATCACCAGCAAGCAGGGCCTCATCGCGGAGGGCCGTGGCGAGGCGTTCGACTACCTGCTCGGCGAGCGCACGCTCCCGTCGGCGGACGAGGCGGCGCGGGCGGCAGCCGCGCACCTCCTCCTCGCCCGGCATCCCGTCATCTCCGTCAACGGGAACGCGGCGGCGCTGGTGCCCGACGAACTCGTCGCCCTCGCGGACGCCGTCGGCGCGGATCTGGAAGTGAACCTGTTCAATCGCACCGACGAGCGGATGCAGGCTATCGCCGACCACCTCCGCGACCACGGCGCGCACGAGGTGAAGGGGCTGAACGCCGACGCGCGCATCCCCGGCCTCGATCACGAGCGTGCGAAAGTCGACGCGGACGGCATCGCCGACGCCGACGTGGTGCTGGTTCCGCTGGAGGACGGCGACCGCGCCGCGGCGCTCTCCGACCTCGGCAAGGTCGAACTCGTCGTCGACCTCAATCCCCTCTCGCGGTCGGCGCAGGTGGCCGACGTGCCCATCGTCGACAACATCCTCCGAGCGATTCCGAACATTACTGCCCACGCCCGCGAGTTGGCGGACGCGGACCGCGCCACCCTCGTCCGGATCGTGCAGGCGTTCGATCCCGAGGCGGCACTGGAGGACGCCGAACGCGCCATCCGGTCGGGCGACCTCTAGCGCCTCACCGCGTGGACGCCGCTGTCGGCGCGCCTACCGTGCGTCGTCGATGGCGCGTTCGATGCGGTCGAAGCCGGCGTCGAGGCGATCCAGCCCGTTGGCGAAGCTGAGACGGAGCCAGCCAGCCCCGGCCTCGCCGAAGCCGTCGCCCGGCGCGAGGACGACGCCGTACTCGCGGAGCAGGCGTTCGGCCATCTCGAGGCTCGACCCCGGCAGGTCGGGGTCGAGGAAGGCGTAGAACGCGCCCTCCGGCCGGGGACAGGTCAGGCCGTCGATGTCGGCGACGCGGTCGACCACGTAGTCGCGGCGCTCGCGGAAGGCGTCGTACATCTCGGCGGCCGCGTCGTCGGCGCCGGTCAGCGCCGCGAGCGCGGCGTGTTGACTCACGCTCGGCGCACAGGAGGTGGTCGACTCCCGAATCTTCGTCGCCTGATCGACGATGTCGGCCGTGCCGGCGAGCCATCCGACGCGCCAGCCCGTCATCGCGTACCGCTTGGAACAGGAGTTGACGGTGAGGACGTGTTCGGGGTGGCCGGTGATAGCGGCGACACCCTCGGGGTCGCGGTCGTAGGCGAGGCCGAGATACACCTCGTCGGCGACGACGTAGGCGTCGTGGTCGGCGGCGGCGTCGACGACGGCGCGGATGGCGTCGGGGTCGAACGTCCGGCCCGTCGGGTTGTTGGGCGAGCAGAGGAGCACCAGCGCGGTGTCGGGACCGATGGCGTCGACGAGGCGGTCGGCGTCGAGGGCGAAGCCGTCTTCGGCGGGCATGGGGACGGGCGTGGGCATGCCCTCCGCCATCCGCGCCTGCACCCAGTAGTTGGGGAAGGCGGGGGTGGGGAACACGACGTCGTCGCCGGGGTCGACGGTACAGAGGGCGGCGAGGTGGAGCGCCTCCATTCCGCCGGTGGTGACGAGGATTTCGTCGGCGTCGACCCGGACGCCGTAGTCGCGGGCCATGTGATCGCCGATGGCCTCGCGGAGCGCCGGGAGGCCGGCGTTCGAGGTGTAGCCGGTGTGGCCGGAGCGCGCGGCGTCGCAGGCCGCCTCGGTGACGTGCGCGGGCGTGTCGAAGTCGGGTTCGCCCACCTCCAGTCGGACGAGGTCACCTCCGACCTCCTCCGCGAGGTCGAACA
This window encodes:
- the aspS gene encoding aspartate--tRNA(Asn) ligase, with protein sequence MENRTHAADVAAGETATVAGWVHEIRDLGGIAFLILRDKTGKLQIKFEKDEMDDDLVETGLGVHRESVVAVTGAVEEEPRAPTGLEMVPDSVDVLAEADPELPLDPSGKVDAELPTRLNNRTLDLRKPEVKAIFEIRAEILRSVREYFRSVGSTEINTPKIVATGTEGGTELFPITYFGKEAFMNQSPQLFKQLMVGSGLERVFEIGPIFRAEEHNTPRHLNEATMIDFESAFVDHHEAMDVCEGTLKAAYEGVAENCQEQLELLGYDDFEAPSDDFPRLTYEEAIERINATGELDTQLVWGDDLSTEAEKALGDDVGGHYFITDWPSEIKPFYIQDYDDDPQLSKGFDLMHPRMELVSGGQREHRYDELVAGFEQQGLDPEQFDYYTRMFKYGMPPHAGWAYGVERLVMTMLDLDNIREAVLFPRDRQRLSP
- a CDS encoding 4-phosphopantoate--beta-alanine ligase, with the translated sequence MVEGDIPADHPRHDSLVTRHRIEDGVDAGITSKQGLIAEGRGEAFDYLLGERTLPSADEAARAAAAHLLLARHPVISVNGNAAALVPDELVALADAVGADLEVNLFNRTDERMQAIADHLRDHGAHEVKGLNADARIPGLDHERAKVDADGIADADVVLVPLEDGDRAAALSDLGKVELVVDLNPLSRSAQVADVPIVDNILRAIPNITAHARELADADRATLVRIVQAFDPEAALEDAERAIRSGDL
- a CDS encoding pantoate kinase, coding for MTDPSTAFVPGHVTGFFSPCPADDPARAGSRGAGLTLTDGVRVTVREAADADDGPLITLDGDPLSMPPVEAVLGGLDVSDRARVVAESDLPLGTGFGVSGAMALGTALAANDRFGCERSVNDLVTLAHCAEVEAGTGLGDVVAQARGGVPIRLDPGAPGHGRLDGVPAARRVEYLTFGDLSTAEVLAGDTDPLVSAGAEALDRLVDRPTLPTLVAASRRFARDAGLLTDRVCEVVDAVTAADGEASMVMLGETVFALDLGLSDAGFDADACRTCDAGAHLVD
- a CDS encoding pyridoxal phosphate-dependent aminotransferase, yielding MTLGPTDRVRAVERSSIRYMFDLAEEVGGDLVRLEVGEPDFDTPAHVTEAACDAARSGHTGYTSNAGLPALREAIGDHMARDYGVRVDADEILVTTGGMEALHLAALCTVDPGDDVVFPTPAFPNYWVQARMAEGMPTPVPMPAEDGFALDADRLVDAIGPDTALVLLCSPNNPTGRTFDPDAIRAVVDAAADHDAYVVADEVYLGLAYDRDPEGVAAITGHPEHVLTVNSCSKRYAMTGWRVGWLAGTADIVDQATKIRESTTSCAPSVSQHAALAALTGADDAAAEMYDAFRERRDYVVDRVADIDGLTCPRPEGAFYAFLDPDLPGSSLEMAERLLREYGVVLAPGDGFGEAGAGWLRLSFANGLDRLDAGFDRIERAIDDAR